Genomic window (Zingiber officinale cultivar Zhangliang chromosome 2B, Zo_v1.1, whole genome shotgun sequence):
TGCTCACATTTGAGTCCATTTCAACTCTTGGTACATTCTCACATGCTAGATAATTGTATTCAGTGCACGCTTATTGTCAAACTTAACAAATCACAATTTCTAACTTAGCAaagggatcaaataacaacacACCATGATTATACGAAATCACAAAAGAGGATCTCCTCGGGATGGTCTAGTGGCTAGTATATTAAGTgttgccaccatgaactctggggttcgaatctcaacAAAATCAaaggtaaatatctcccttatgtgctagtcattatttcaaagactagtagccgcccgtgatttacctcctccgtgttgatcctAAAATGAATTAACAAAGGCGGAAGTGTTAGGAGCGAACGTATTTACCTTTGCCACTATGAAATCACAAAAGAGAAACATATACAAGACTCTTTGCATATATTTTCTAACAAATAACCATCACCTTAAATTAATCTCCTGGAACTAGCCACCTTGGTACAATTAACTAATACTGCACACATCCACAATTTAGTTTTGGTCAGTTCCAATTATCCCAAAAAAACTCCACCtaaatcatgttaaaaaaatttcttgcAATTCGATGGAACCCATTCATTCAAACTGAATCTGTAGCAGTTAGACCTAGTAGACCCTAACTCATAACCCAACTCGTCCAAGCTGTTTTTAATTCGATCTTTTCAAGTTAACTTCCTGAATCAACAACCAAGCTGGAGTTCGAGACAAGAAAACTTTTAGGTTGGTTACAATTTTATTCCAATACTATCAGCTTACGTCCAATAAGTACAAATGTTGGCAAATAGAACTCTATCCCAAAGCTTCTGCTTCATATGCATAAGATGCATATACACCTCtcagaaaaaaaatcataaatcaacATGAACTATTATCACATGAAAGTTAGAAAACAGCAACGATACACTTTAGCTCATCTGACAAAATTTGACATACACAAATTAAAGTTCAAATAGGCAAGAATCTAAGTTTAACATAGCTCAAGTTATCGCACTGATGTCCTTCACAAAGTTGATTCTTCCCTTTGAAATTCTCTCAGAAAACTCAGATGCACTTGAATACCTACCTGTTTCATAGCATGCATTTAAAAATGCAATGCAAGTTATGCGATCAGCATTCTGATCTTCATCCAATAGTTTGTTAATGAACAGACCTGCTGCATCAACTTGCCCTTCAGAACTAAGCTTCCTTACTAAGATATTAGTTGTTCGAGTCCGCTGTTTTTTTTCAAGCCTCTCCAATAGACATACTGCAGTATTAGACCTCAGCCTCTTGCAAAATTCATATGCCAATGTAATGCGACTAACTTCACATGGGACCAGACCTTTATCCAGCATGGCTTCATAAAGTGCCCTTGCCTCATCCAACCTAGATTCATTGCAGAGGCCACTTATTAAAGCGCCATATGTTACTGAGTCAGCTACACAACCAAGCTGAATCATCTTCTCAAAGATTTTCAATGCAGAGGCTGCTTTACCTAGCCTACAGTATCCACCAATCATCGCCGTGTAAGTTTCTTTTGTAGGAACTAACCCCAATCCGAGACATCTCTCAAACAACCTTTCACTCTCGACCATTCTCCTTAACTTACAAAAAGCAGTAATCAGAGTGGTGTATGCATGAATGTCAGGATGGCATCCTGAATCAACCATCTGATCAAATAATTCCATAGCTCGAGAGCATTGGCTTCGCTTGCAATGCTCAGTCATAAGAATAGTATATGTGACTTTATCCCAATGCAACCCCTGTTCTGAAGCCACCTGAAGTTGCCTATAAGCTTCATGAATCCTACCTTGTTTGCAGAGCCCATGTACAACTGCATTATATGTACAGATATTTGGAagacaattatcacctttcatttgaTCCATTAATTCATAAGCTCGGTCCAAATTTCCATCTTTGCAGTACCCATCGATCAGAGTGGTGTAGGTGTTTGTGTTCGGTACCAAATTTTGCTCGCGCATTCTTGTTAGCAACATCTCTGCACGACTAAGCTTGCTCTCCTTACAGTATCCTGAAATCATAGCAGTATAAGTACACACATTCGGCTTGTAGGAGTTGCTGCGTACAAGTTTCAGGAATAACCTGAAAGCTCGCTCTGTCCAACCGATCTTGCAGAGCCCATCAATCAATGCAGTATGGGTATACACATTCGGCTTTAATCCCAGACCAACCATTTCCTCGAGCACCTGAAACGCCTGCTTAACACTTCCCCTTTTGCAAAGGGCAGCTATCAGGACGGTGTAATTGATCACATTTGGGACAAAACCAAGTTCCAACATCTTGCGGAAGAAACCAGAGACCCAACTGAAACAACCCTTTTTGCAAAAGGCGTTCACCACCAGAGTGCACGTCACGTTGTCGATCAGAAGACCCCTCGCCTCCACCGTCCTTAACAGCCTCTCCACTTCATCAATCCGGCCTTGCCTGCAGTAAGCAGCGATCATCGTCTTGAAAGTATGAGAATTGGGGAAGATTCCATTCGCAGGCATTTCAGCAAACAGTTGCTCTGCGTAGCTAATAGATCCTGAGCCGATGGCAATCCTGAGAACCAAATTCATGGTGTCGATGCTGATCGGGAGCCCCTGGCTACGCATCTCGAAAGCCATGCCGACGGCCTCTTTTAGCCTGCCTACCTCAGAGAAGCTCACAGCCAAGCAACTCATGACCTCCTGGGCATTCTTCAGGTTGCCGAGGGCGAGCAAGGAGCTCCCGGCGGTGACGTAGAATCGCAAGAAGTGGCGGAACTGGGGGCGGGCGATCGCCCAGCGGAAAAAGCTGAGAGCCACCGTGGAGCCCTCGGAGTCGGCGAGGAAGGCAAGGGCGGCGACTGCTTGCTCGTCGGAGAGGTGGACATGAAGGGACCGAAGCTGGTGGTCGCCGTCCTCATAGGTATGGGAGATGAGAGCGCAGACATCGGAGAGGGACGCCGGATTGTTCTGCGACACAAAGGGCCGACCTTGGAAGGGTTGGCGGGGGCGAACGAGATCGGCGAAGGGCCTGGTGGGATTGGTGAGGGCTAAACCTGAGACTGGGACGAGGCTACGATGGAGATGCAATCGGGTTAAGCAGTGCATACCTTCTTCGGGCCGGCTGTTGAAACTGAAATGAATCAAATTTCTATAAACATTGAATTTGGTAACAATTAGAACAAAACTAAACaagtcttaatatttttattaaaaaagatAAAACATAAAGTACAAATTAGCACTAATGTTTACTGTGTCacggttgtttttttttttaaatgtgttGCGCTAATTAGTGAGAGTCCAGGGATAGCTCCATTCTTGGAAGAAGTATTTAAAAAAACAATAAAGCTCAtgttattaaaattattaaaaaaatataaatttattttattatcaaaataacaTTCTAACTCATGTACTTATGAGATCTTAAATACTACTCATTTATAACAATTACAATCATATAACTATATACAACTTACAAATTAaaactattataatataatattgataaGATAAAATATCCATATTATATTATAGTAGATGACTATAACCTACCGTCAAATGATTAAATATAGGAATTTTTTCTCTGAATGTATAAATCGGAATTGATCGTGTTCCATGAAATGTCTATATTATAAATATGGTATCATTATATTAGTGGCTCCCGTACGATTATTCCATATTATGAAGACGGAGTTCAACATGAACTTAAATGGATAAGTACATGAATTAGAATTGATATATGTGATCAAATTTTAACCTCTCAATTATGATAATCATTATCTCAAATACTTACCAACTAAATTATGTCTAAAATGTtcatattagaaaaaaaaaagatacatCTGTTAAAATAACAGTCCCGTCCtataaatataaagaaaaataaatacaaatatacATAGTACATATAATAGGATAAATATTATGTTGTCAATTCCTGAGCTGAAATTTTCATGAACCATCGATATAATACAGTATTACTAGTGACGAATAATTAAAGTGTTATATTGGAGCACTCCACGTGTTCAGAGCCTTTTGGTCCAAACTAGTTTTGGAATGCCAGGTTAGATATCCTCTCCCTCACGCCCCTCGACCATTACTAGCGTCGATGCTCCGTCTCCACTAGTTGCAAGGCTGCTACAGTCCTGACGATGCGTCGCCGGAGGCCCGGAGCTACCTTATGTTCTTCCCCTCCCCTTCCACATCAGTTTCCACTTAGCTTAGTA
Coding sequences:
- the LOC122047400 gene encoding pentatricopeptide repeat-containing protein At4g19890-like, encoding MHCLTRLHLHRSLVPVSGLALTNPTRPFADLVRPRQPFQGRPFVSQNNPASLSDVCALISHTYEDGDHQLRSLHVHLSDEQAVAALAFLADSEGSTVALSFFRWAIARPQFRHFLRFYVTAGSSLLALGNLKNAQEVMSCLAVSFSEVGRLKEAVGMAFEMRSQGLPISIDTMNLVLRIAIGSGSISYAEQLFAEMPANGIFPNSHTFKTMIAAYCRQGRIDEVERLLRTVEARGLLIDNVTCTLVVNAFCKKGCFSWVSGFFRKMLELGFVPNVINYTVLIAALCKRGSVKQAFQVLEEMVGLGLKPNVYTHTALIDGLCKIGWTERAFRLFLKLVRSNSYKPNVCTYTAMISGYCKESKLSRAEMLLTRMREQNLVPNTNTYTTLIDGYCKDGNLDRAYELMDQMKGDNCLPNICTYNAVVHGLCKQGRIHEAYRQLQVASEQGLHWDKVTYTILMTEHCKRSQCSRAMELFDQMVDSGCHPDIHAYTTLITAFCKLRRMVESERLFERCLGLGLVPTKETYTAMIGGYCRLGKAASALKIFEKMIQLGCVADSVTYGALISGLCNESRLDEARALYEAMLDKGLVPCEVSRITLAYEFCKRLRSNTAVCLLERLEKKQRTRTTNILVRKLSSEGQVDAAGLFINKLLDEDQNADRITCIAFLNACYETGRYSSASEFSERISKGRINFVKDISAIT